One stretch of Leptospira mtsangambouensis DNA includes these proteins:
- a CDS encoding C1 family peptidase: MNLKQNWKTIGLCLVITTAIFAEEFDPSSVRSPGCKSGTFSCGYIPSSKEIQDSIPLKRDFNSFEELPKSTDLSSQMPPVGNQGRQNSCVAWATGYAIKSYLLKNKGQASEYDPPFAGGKGNFVFSPAFIYNQQNGGEDKGLYYYKTMEFLKTSGVAPWSSMPYSDKDYLTQPSQSSKQEALKYKIKSFSRLNFKNPDEIKRVLAGKNVVMVGMIIDDAFYKLKGSTIYDENEGQSYGGHAMTIVGYDDQKKSKSGKKGAFKLQNSWGTNWGDKGFGWVSYSMLAKVGQETYAIIDEPATQSTPNLNTIPTKKPILPPNEIKVSKGEFDSKIILTWKIQDLAVAYLIQRKDESEFYDLAYSDKPSFTDLTVPPNSTYAYRIISIGAEEVSEVSSVVEGFTSAETNPNGSLGQVVGLTGLVYVSGTLPNVELSWSELDGASGYTIARADSSLKWKNIGTSKTSNFIDSSPKIGESNFYRVSALVQSKTSGDWSETAVVDVADQTSLPNQVSHLTATNGDFSNKIILTWNAAPGAKIYYLYRFDERAEPSGQFEISGTTFTDTDQSIQNGDQYLYTIISANDFGYAEPSEVVIGKTDPNLTKRAGGATLNPPKQLTSNSVGKDKLVTLKWDSVKDSFEYYIYRKHLKGTGKVGKLEFVSSVDGKKNSYSETFPGNSGDLFLYSVRSKSEFGSESKDSNFVSVFWNEPKAQVKKRAISLEELPSSFVGTWSSIYWNPKSGPQVVGIEISGNGQDFVAKLKLNDKEVRQFNGTWIPGSQTLKANGFLFEISKSLEGNSLAQFQSVKDFENGLELSFTKEK, translated from the coding sequence ATGAACCTAAAACAAAATTGGAAAACGATAGGGCTTTGCCTTGTAATCACAACTGCAATCTTTGCAGAAGAGTTTGATCCCAGTAGTGTTCGTTCTCCTGGATGCAAATCGGGAACTTTTTCTTGCGGATACATTCCTAGTTCTAAAGAAATCCAAGATAGTATTCCTCTCAAAAGAGATTTTAATTCCTTTGAAGAATTACCAAAATCCACCGATTTATCTTCGCAGATGCCTCCTGTGGGAAACCAAGGAAGACAAAATAGTTGTGTTGCATGGGCTACAGGTTACGCAATCAAATCATATCTATTAAAAAACAAAGGACAGGCTTCCGAATACGATCCACCGTTTGCAGGTGGGAAGGGAAATTTTGTTTTTTCACCAGCTTTTATCTACAACCAACAGAATGGTGGAGAAGACAAAGGTTTATATTATTATAAAACAATGGAATTTTTGAAGACTAGTGGAGTCGCTCCCTGGAGTAGTATGCCTTATTCTGATAAAGATTACCTAACCCAACCTTCACAATCTTCAAAACAGGAAGCACTTAAATATAAAATTAAATCCTTCTCCAGGCTTAACTTTAAAAATCCAGATGAAATTAAACGAGTATTAGCTGGAAAGAATGTTGTGATGGTTGGAATGATCATTGATGACGCTTTTTACAAATTAAAAGGTTCCACTATTTATGATGAGAATGAAGGACAGAGTTACGGTGGACATGCCATGACGATAGTCGGGTATGATGATCAAAAAAAATCCAAGTCTGGAAAGAAAGGTGCGTTTAAATTACAAAATTCTTGGGGAACCAATTGGGGTGATAAAGGATTTGGTTGGGTTTCTTATTCCATGCTTGCCAAAGTTGGGCAAGAAACATATGCCATTATTGATGAACCTGCAACACAAAGCACACCAAACCTTAATACAATTCCAACAAAAAAACCGATTCTTCCACCGAACGAAATCAAAGTTTCAAAAGGAGAATTTGATTCAAAAATCATTTTAACATGGAAAATTCAAGATCTAGCGGTTGCTTATTTAATTCAAAGAAAAGATGAATCTGAATTTTACGATCTTGCATATTCTGATAAACCAAGTTTTACTGATTTGACAGTTCCACCTAATTCTACTTATGCGTATAGAATCATTTCAATAGGTGCAGAAGAAGTTTCGGAGGTATCCTCGGTAGTAGAAGGTTTTACTTCTGCAGAAACAAATCCAAATGGGAGTTTAGGGCAAGTTGTTGGTTTAACTGGTCTAGTTTATGTAAGCGGAACTTTGCCAAATGTAGAATTAAGTTGGTCTGAATTGGATGGGGCAAGTGGTTATACAATCGCACGAGCAGATTCATCTTTAAAATGGAAAAATATTGGGACAAGCAAAACTTCCAACTTTATCGATTCGTCACCCAAAATTGGTGAATCAAATTTTTATCGTGTGAGTGCTCTCGTCCAATCCAAAACATCTGGGGATTGGAGTGAGACGGCAGTGGTTGATGTTGCAGATCAAACTTCATTACCCAATCAAGTGTCTCATTTAACAGCAACAAATGGTGATTTTTCGAATAAAATTATTTTAACCTGGAATGCGGCACCAGGAGCCAAAATTTATTATTTATATCGATTTGATGAAAGAGCGGAACCTTCCGGTCAATTTGAAATCTCCGGAACAACATTTACAGACACTGACCAATCGATTCAAAATGGAGACCAATATTTATATACAATCATTTCAGCAAATGATTTTGGTTATGCAGAGCCAAGTGAAGTTGTCATTGGAAAAACCGATCCAAATCTAACGAAAAGAGCAGGTGGTGCGACTCTCAATCCTCCAAAACAATTAACTTCCAATTCGGTTGGAAAAGATAAACTTGTTACATTAAAGTGGGATTCAGTAAAGGATAGTTTCGAATATTATATTTATCGTAAACACTTAAAAGGAACAGGAAAGGTTGGAAAACTTGAGTTTGTATCTTCCGTAGACGGTAAAAAAAATTCTTATAGTGAAACGTTTCCTGGAAACTCTGGTGATTTATTTTTATACTCAGTTCGTTCAAAATCAGAATTTGGATCTGAATCAAAAGATTCTAATTTTGTTTCTGTATTTTGGAATGAGCCCAAAGCCCAAGTGAAAAAAAGGGCAATTTCATTAGAAGAATTACCTTCTTCCTTTGTCGGCACTTGGTCTTCCATATATTGGAATCCAAAATCTGGTCCCCAAGTGGTTGGAATCGAAATTTCAGGGAACGGACAAGATTTTGTCGCAAAATTAAAGTTAAATGACAAAGAGGTTCGTCAATTTAATGGAACTTGGATTCCTGGAAGCCAAACTCTAAAGGCAAATGGATTTTTGTTTGAAATTTCAAAATCTTTGGAGGGAAACTCTTTGGCTCAGTTCC
- a CDS encoding lysophospholipid acyltransferase family protein has protein sequence MDSNQNPADILESLFVIPREVPKTILRNLLELIYDVKVAGSENIPESGGALIISNHTDYLDIPVQGAFADRKIVYLGKYELFHPQEEIMAIINHKSSPFNYPPLSLTKPVIEVLVNSLGSVVKKNLINWGSMPIIRNAAKDSEMDKRAAMDYYEKLETYMVDLMKEGELLSIYPEGSRSETGELQSFRAMAAKLAIRAGVPIIPSGIVGATNMSKPKAFLTGDAFKTKIRYQIGKPILPSEFPTGPEKKAAKELTEILENRVRELMKQAESIL, from the coding sequence CTAACCAAAACCCCGCTGATATTTTAGAAAGTCTCTTTGTCATTCCCAGGGAAGTTCCCAAAACCATCCTCCGTAACCTCCTGGAGCTCATTTATGACGTCAAAGTGGCTGGATCCGAAAATATTCCCGAATCCGGTGGGGCTCTCATCATCTCCAACCATACCGATTATTTGGACATTCCGGTCCAAGGAGCCTTTGCAGACCGAAAGATCGTTTATTTAGGCAAATATGAGCTTTTTCACCCCCAAGAAGAGATTATGGCCATCATCAATCACAAAAGCTCTCCTTTTAACTACCCGCCCCTTAGCCTCACGAAACCAGTTATCGAGGTTTTGGTGAATTCTCTTGGCAGCGTGGTGAAAAAAAACCTGATCAATTGGGGGAGTATGCCCATCATTCGCAATGCCGCTAAGGATTCGGAAATGGACAAACGGGCCGCCATGGATTACTACGAAAAACTCGAAACCTATATGGTGGATCTGATGAAGGAAGGGGAACTTCTTTCCATTTATCCGGAAGGATCTCGTTCGGAAACAGGGGAATTACAATCCTTTCGGGCAATGGCGGCAAAACTTGCCATCCGTGCTGGAGTTCCCATCATCCCATCTGGAATCGTTGGTGCTACCAATATGTCTAAACCGAAGGCTTTCCTCACAGGAGATGCTTTTAAAACGAAAATTCGCTACCAGATTGGAAAACCCATCCTTCCTTCGGAGTTTCCAACCGGACCAGAGAAAAAAGCGGCCAAAGAACTGACAGAAATTTTGGAAAATCGAGTGCGGGAACTGATGAAACAGGCGGAATCCATACTTTAA
- a CDS encoding methylmalonyl-CoA mutase family protein has protein sequence MTTEILTYTPQNKIRFVTAASLFDGHDASINIMRRILQQSGVEVIHLGHNRSVQEIVQCAIQEDVQGIAITSYQGGHVEYFQYMIDLLKKEGAGHIRVFGGGGGTILPSEIEILHKYGVAHIYSPDEGRTLGLQGMINDVVKQSDFPTPLSFNGDLASQIQKKNYLALGQAITQMEFSLLQEKTNYSINLEFPPPKKNIPVLGITGTGGAGKSSLTDELVRRYLHDFPDKTIAILSVDPSKRKTGGALLGDRIRMNSIFNERVYMRSFATREANIALNRSVKGAIQILKSAGYDLIIVETAGIGQSDSEITEVADVSLYVMTPEYGAATQLEKIDMIDYADVISINKFDKRGALDALRDVKKQYQRSRNLFNDPVDVMPVYGTIASQFQDAGTDELYAHLIGVVIEKNKLDWKTNTIKNQLGREASVVLPPDRVRYLTEIKEEIDRNADWISKEAEIARSAYQLKGAISVLSKKGKPTTDLESEYQLLWDSLSLDSRNILDTWSEKIESFRKEQYSYFVRGKEIKVDNYTVSLSHLKIPKIATPRFVDWGDILHWSYQENFPGFFPYTAGVYPYKRSGEDPTRMFAGEGGPERTNRRFHYLSSGMPAKRLSTAFDSVTLYGEDPDIRPDIYGKIGNSGVNVASLDDAKKLYSGFDLCDPSTSVSMTINGPAPMVLAFFLNAAIDQACEKYIRSEGKTEEVKSQIQKIYAAKGQEVPSFGDSLPETNDGLGLLLLGVTGDEVLPKDVYAKLKKEALSQVRGTVQADILKEDQAQNTCIFSTEFALKMMGDIQHHFIQNAVRNFYSVSISGYHIAEAGANPITQVAFTLANGFTYVEYYLSRGMDINEFAPNLSFFFSNGIDPEYSVIGRVARRIWAKAMKFKYRANERSQMLKYHIQTSGRSLHSQEIDFNDIRTTLQALYAIYDNCNSLHTNAYDEAITTPTEESVRRAVAIQLIINRELGLAKNENPLQGAFIIEELTNLVEEAILTEFNRLTERGGVLGAMERMYQRNKIQEESLHYETLKHTGEYPIIGVNTFLNRNGSPTVIPGEVIRSTDEEKRQQIGNLKAFQKRNEGKTEIAITKLKQVARAKENIFQELLETVKVASLGQISHALYEVGGQYRRNM, from the coding sequence ATGACCACCGAAATCCTAACTTACACCCCCCAAAACAAAATTCGCTTTGTGACGGCGGCCTCCCTCTTTGATGGCCACGATGCCTCCATCAATATCATGCGGAGGATTTTGCAACAAAGTGGGGTGGAAGTGATCCACTTGGGCCACAATCGGAGTGTCCAAGAGATTGTCCAATGTGCCATCCAAGAAGATGTCCAAGGGATTGCCATCACCAGTTACCAAGGTGGTCATGTGGAATATTTCCAATACATGATTGATCTTCTAAAAAAAGAAGGGGCTGGTCATATACGAGTGTTTGGCGGTGGTGGTGGGACCATTCTCCCTTCGGAAATTGAAATCCTTCACAAATATGGTGTGGCTCATATTTATTCCCCTGATGAAGGGAGGACTCTTGGTCTGCAAGGGATGATCAATGATGTGGTCAAACAATCTGATTTTCCTACTCCACTTTCGTTTAACGGAGATTTGGCGTCACAAATCCAAAAGAAAAATTATTTAGCACTGGGACAAGCCATCACGCAGATGGAATTTTCGCTTCTGCAAGAAAAAACAAATTATTCCATCAATTTAGAGTTTCCTCCACCGAAAAAAAACATTCCGGTTCTTGGGATCACAGGGACTGGTGGTGCTGGTAAATCTTCCTTAACTGATGAACTCGTACGTCGGTACTTACATGATTTTCCAGACAAAACCATTGCGATTCTTTCAGTAGACCCATCCAAAAGAAAAACAGGTGGGGCCCTCCTCGGAGATCGGATACGTATGAATTCCATCTTTAACGAAAGAGTGTATATGAGATCGTTTGCGACAAGAGAAGCAAACATTGCCCTCAATCGCAGTGTGAAAGGTGCCATCCAAATTTTAAAATCTGCTGGGTATGACCTTATCATTGTTGAAACTGCCGGGATTGGTCAAAGTGATTCCGAAATTACTGAAGTCGCCGATGTTTCGTTATACGTGATGACACCAGAATATGGGGCTGCGACCCAATTAGAAAAAATTGATATGATCGATTATGCAGATGTGATTTCGATCAACAAATTTGACAAACGTGGTGCCCTTGATGCCCTTCGTGATGTCAAAAAACAATACCAAAGGTCTCGCAATTTATTCAATGATCCAGTCGATGTGATGCCAGTGTACGGAACCATTGCGTCGCAGTTCCAAGATGCCGGGACAGATGAACTATATGCCCATTTGATTGGAGTTGTGATTGAAAAAAACAAATTGGATTGGAAAACAAATACCATAAAAAACCAATTAGGAAGAGAGGCATCCGTAGTGCTTCCTCCTGACCGGGTTCGGTATTTAACAGAAATCAAAGAAGAAATTGATCGAAATGCTGATTGGATTTCAAAAGAAGCAGAAATTGCAAGATCCGCCTACCAACTGAAAGGTGCCATTTCTGTTTTATCTAAAAAGGGAAAACCAACAACTGACTTAGAATCAGAATACCAATTGTTATGGGATTCTTTGTCACTTGATTCACGAAACATTCTGGATACATGGTCGGAAAAAATTGAATCGTTTCGTAAGGAACAGTATTCATATTTTGTTCGTGGGAAAGAAATCAAAGTTGATAACTATACAGTTTCCCTAAGCCATTTAAAAATTCCTAAAATTGCCACTCCTCGTTTTGTGGATTGGGGTGATATTTTACATTGGTCTTACCAAGAAAACTTTCCAGGTTTTTTTCCTTATACGGCGGGAGTGTATCCTTACAAACGAAGTGGAGAAGATCCCACTCGTATGTTTGCAGGAGAAGGTGGACCCGAAAGAACGAATCGTCGTTTTCATTATTTGAGTTCAGGAATGCCCGCCAAACGACTGTCAACTGCTTTTGACTCAGTGACTTTATATGGGGAAGATCCAGACATTCGTCCTGATATTTATGGAAAAATTGGAAATTCTGGTGTGAATGTTGCCTCACTGGATGATGCCAAAAAACTGTATTCCGGTTTTGACCTTTGTGATCCTTCCACTTCTGTATCCATGACCATCAATGGACCTGCACCGATGGTGCTTGCATTTTTTCTAAACGCAGCCATTGACCAAGCTTGTGAAAAATACATTCGCTCCGAAGGCAAAACAGAAGAAGTGAAATCCCAAATTCAAAAAATCTATGCAGCCAAAGGACAAGAGGTTCCAAGTTTTGGAGATTCACTTCCAGAAACTAACGATGGTTTGGGTCTTTTGCTTCTTGGTGTGACGGGTGATGAAGTATTACCTAAAGATGTGTATGCAAAACTTAAAAAAGAAGCCCTTTCTCAAGTGCGAGGAACAGTACAAGCAGACATCTTAAAAGAAGACCAAGCTCAGAATACTTGTATTTTTTCTACAGAATTTGCCTTAAAGATGATGGGAGACATCCAACACCATTTCATCCAAAATGCAGTTCGAAATTTTTATTCTGTTTCGATTAGTGGATACCATATTGCTGAGGCAGGTGCCAATCCCATCACCCAAGTTGCCTTTACGTTAGCCAATGGATTCACTTATGTAGAATACTACTTAAGTCGTGGGATGGACATCAACGAGTTTGCTCCGAACCTTTCCTTCTTTTTTTCCAATGGGATTGATCCTGAGTATTCAGTGATTGGACGTGTGGCTCGTAGGATTTGGGCCAAAGCGATGAAGTTCAAATATCGTGCGAATGAGCGGTCTCAAATGTTAAAGTATCATATCCAAACATCGGGTAGGTCTTTACACTCTCAAGAAATTGATTTTAACGATATAAGAACCACGTTACAGGCGTTATATGCCATTTATGACAATTGTAATTCTCTTCATACCAATGCTTATGATGAAGCCATCACAACACCAACAGAAGAATCGGTGCGAAGGGCAGTGGCGATTCAGCTCATCATCAATCGGGAGCTTGGTCTTGCCAAAAATGAAAATCCGTTACAGGGTGCTTTCATTATTGAAGAACTTACTAACCTTGTGGAAGAAGCCATTCTAACCGAATTCAACAGACTCACCGAAAGAGGTGGAGTGCTTGGTGCGATGGAGAGGATGTACCAAAGGAATAAAATCCAAGAAGAGTCCCTTCATTATGAAACCTTAAAACATACAGGTGAATACCCGATCATTGGTGTGAATACATTCCTCAATCGAAATGGATCGCCGACTGTCATCCCTGGTGAGGTGATTCGTTCGACAGATGAGGAGAAAAGGCAACAAATTGGAAATTTGAAGGCGTTTCAAAAACGAAATGAAGGCAAAACGGAGATAGCCATTACAAAATTAAAACAAGTTGCCCGTGCAAAAGAAAATATCTTTCAAGAGTTACTTGAAACAGTGAAAGTGGCGTCCTTAGGGCAAATCTCTCATGCTTTGTATGAAGTGGGAGGTCAGTACCGCCGCAACATGTAA
- a CDS encoding permease, with the protein MNFFVNIFLILVFLIVTGGKTTAEPKEKADRIQSKVSDSERKDKSKINTKSKSKDNKPGSLVLKNKKGLWKPMELIWEESSGAVSPEFRFAKQFQLVTKENKVILNRRVVEKGNLVLNESKEISPQLYQKWMESLFHYKIYQLPLEDVPKEQMTGVSYNYVSFGFGSTKSKFYYQLEERNLPDWKEKNSIIQIIERMKP; encoded by the coding sequence TTGAATTTTTTTGTAAATATATTTCTGATCTTAGTTTTTCTTATTGTGACTGGCGGGAAAACGACCGCAGAACCAAAAGAAAAAGCCGATCGAATTCAGTCCAAAGTTTCTGATTCAGAACGAAAAGATAAATCAAAGATAAACACTAAGTCAAAATCAAAAGATAATAAACCAGGATCTTTGGTGCTTAAAAACAAAAAGGGACTTTGGAAACCAATGGAACTAATTTGGGAAGAAAGTTCTGGTGCTGTCTCTCCTGAGTTTCGATTTGCAAAACAATTTCAATTAGTAACAAAAGAGAATAAAGTCATTCTAAATCGTCGAGTGGTAGAGAAAGGGAACTTGGTTTTAAATGAATCAAAGGAAATTTCGCCGCAATTATACCAGAAATGGATGGAATCTCTGTTTCATTACAAAATTTACCAACTTCCGTTGGAAGATGTTCCCAAGGAACAAATGACAGGTGTCAGTTATAACTACGTATCATTTGGTTTTGGTTCCACCAAATCAAAGTTTTATTATCAATTGGAAGAGCGAAATCTTCCAGACTGGAAAGAAAAAAATAGTATCATACAAATCATTGAAAGGATGAAACCATGA